One stretch of Xanthomonas sp. DAR 35659 DNA includes these proteins:
- the prpE gene encoding propionate--CoA ligase, protein MDYATLYRRSIEQPEEFWAEQAKAIDWQRPPQSILEYDNPPFRRWFAGGLTNLCHNAVDRHLPERAAQLALVAVSSETGQTREFTYAQLHEEVNAFAAVLLRLDVQRGDRVVIYMPNMAEAVFAMLACARIGAVHSVVFGGFAAHNLALRIDDAAPKLLIAADAGSRGGKIIPYKPLVDAACAEASAPPPRVLIVSRGLDPAQPRVPERDFDYAALRAEVGDAQVPVVWLESNEPSYLLYTSGTTGKPKGVQRDVGGYAVALALSMRTVFDCAPGQTMFSTSDVGWAVGHSYNVYGPLIAGCTSLLYEGLPVQPDPGVWWALCEKYRVRTMFSSPTAIRVLKKHPVSHLRDHDLSALQYLFLAGEPLDEPTALWIGEALGKPVIDNYWQTETGWPALTLLPGVEMRPVKPGSPGFPNLGYKMKIVDAHGAEVSPGRKGVLVIEPPLPPGCMTTVWNDDARFLRSYFSHFDELLYSSLDWAIRDDEGYTFILGRTDDVINVAGHRLGTREIEEAIAGHPQVAEAAVIGMHDELKGQVPVVFATLKTQAAPEAVAGIVEQLRQCVVERLGAVARPAQVYLVQALPKTRSGKLLRRSLQALAERRDPGDLSTLDDPGALDEIRKVLQR, encoded by the coding sequence ATGGACTATGCGACGCTGTACCGGCGCTCGATCGAGCAGCCGGAGGAGTTCTGGGCCGAGCAGGCCAAGGCCATCGACTGGCAACGGCCGCCGCAGAGCATCCTGGAGTACGACAATCCGCCGTTCCGGCGCTGGTTCGCCGGCGGGCTCACCAATCTGTGCCACAACGCGGTGGACCGCCATCTGCCCGAGCGCGCCGCGCAACTGGCGCTGGTCGCGGTGTCCAGCGAAACCGGGCAGACCCGCGAGTTCACCTACGCGCAGCTGCACGAGGAGGTGAACGCCTTCGCCGCAGTGCTGCTGCGGTTGGACGTGCAGCGCGGCGACCGCGTGGTGATCTACATGCCGAACATGGCCGAAGCGGTGTTCGCGATGCTGGCCTGCGCGCGCATCGGCGCGGTGCATTCGGTGGTGTTCGGCGGCTTCGCCGCGCACAACCTGGCGCTGCGTATCGACGATGCGGCGCCGAAGCTGCTGATCGCCGCCGACGCCGGCAGCCGCGGCGGCAAGATCATTCCGTACAAGCCGCTGGTCGATGCCGCCTGCGCCGAAGCCAGCGCGCCGCCGCCACGGGTGCTGATCGTCTCGCGCGGGCTGGATCCGGCGCAGCCGCGCGTGCCCGAGCGCGACTTCGACTATGCCGCGCTGCGTGCCGAGGTCGGCGATGCGCAGGTGCCGGTGGTGTGGCTGGAATCCAACGAACCCAGCTACCTGCTGTACACCTCCGGCACCACCGGCAAGCCCAAGGGCGTGCAGCGCGACGTCGGCGGCTACGCGGTGGCCCTGGCGCTGTCGATGCGCACGGTGTTCGATTGCGCGCCCGGGCAGACGATGTTCTCCACCTCCGACGTGGGCTGGGCGGTCGGTCATTCGTACAACGTGTACGGTCCGTTGATCGCCGGCTGCACCTCGCTGCTGTACGAAGGCCTGCCGGTGCAGCCCGATCCGGGCGTGTGGTGGGCGCTGTGCGAGAAATATCGGGTGCGCACGATGTTTTCCTCGCCGACCGCGATCCGGGTGCTGAAGAAGCATCCGGTCAGCCATCTGCGCGACCACGACCTGAGCGCGTTGCAATACCTGTTCCTGGCCGGCGAACCGCTGGACGAGCCGACCGCGCTGTGGATCGGCGAGGCGCTGGGCAAGCCGGTCATCGACAACTACTGGCAGACCGAGACCGGCTGGCCGGCGCTGACCTTGCTGCCCGGCGTGGAAATGCGCCCGGTCAAGCCGGGGTCGCCGGGCTTTCCCAACCTCGGCTACAAGATGAAGATCGTCGATGCGCACGGCGCAGAGGTGTCGCCGGGGCGCAAGGGCGTGCTGGTGATCGAGCCGCCGCTGCCGCCGGGCTGCATGACCACGGTGTGGAACGACGACGCGCGCTTCCTGCGCAGCTATTTCAGCCATTTCGACGAACTGCTGTACAGCTCGCTGGATTGGGCGATCCGCGACGACGAGGGCTACACCTTCATCCTCGGCCGCACCGACGACGTGATCAATGTCGCCGGCCACCGCCTCGGCACGCGCGAGATCGAAGAGGCCATCGCCGGTCACCCGCAGGTGGCCGAAGCGGCGGTGATCGGCATGCACGACGAACTGAAGGGGCAGGTGCCGGTGGTGTTCGCGACGCTGAAGACCCAGGCCGCGCCCGAGGCGGTCGCCGGCATCGTCGAACAGCTGCGCCAATGCGTGGTCGAGCGACTCGGCGCGGTAGCGCGGCCGGCGCAGGTGTACCTGGTGCAGGCGCTGCCGAAGACGCGCTCGGGCAAGTTGCTGCGGCGTTCGCTGCAGGCATTGGCCGAGCGGCGCGATCCCGGCGATCTGTCGACGCTGGACGATCCGGGCGCGCTGGACGAGATCCGCAAGGTGCTGCAGCGCTGA
- a CDS encoding acyltransferase family protein has translation MHTPARNNFDALRLMGALLVLISHQFALSGRREPMFVGDHSFGNLGVLVFFSISGYLVTSSWLNDPHILRFCVRRTLRMLPALCVSIPLTWAVIGALGLTGFPDNPRHLTNGSLWTIKYEVCCYALLLLAGVATRRPAVVLAIGMLCGFVLTGAQLGPSMLADFGLFFAAGSLLRAYPILCTALPSLVLALAGYALLRIDQTKLGLALIVPPLTVAIGTRSWIGMRDLSRFGDLSYGVYIYAWPVQQIEVALMGRETPYLEFLAITVPVTFALAAASWHLLEKKVLRFKPGRRSGRCAVDGEKDALKA, from the coding sequence ATGCACACGCCCGCGCGCAATAATTTCGATGCGCTGCGCCTGATGGGGGCGTTGCTCGTTCTGATCAGCCACCAGTTCGCGCTATCGGGGCGCAGAGAGCCGATGTTCGTCGGCGATCACTCGTTCGGCAACCTGGGTGTCCTCGTGTTCTTCTCGATCAGCGGCTATCTGGTTACGTCCAGTTGGCTGAACGATCCTCACATTCTCCGGTTTTGCGTGCGCCGAACCTTGCGGATGCTGCCGGCCCTGTGCGTGTCGATTCCGCTGACGTGGGCGGTGATCGGTGCGCTTGGGTTGACCGGTTTTCCCGACAACCCCAGGCATCTCACGAATGGATCTCTCTGGACGATCAAGTACGAGGTCTGCTGCTACGCGCTGCTTCTCCTGGCCGGCGTTGCCACCCGACGTCCAGCCGTCGTCCTGGCGATCGGCATGCTGTGCGGTTTCGTGCTGACGGGTGCGCAGCTGGGACCGAGCATGCTGGCGGACTTCGGGCTCTTCTTCGCGGCAGGCAGCTTGTTGCGAGCGTATCCGATCCTTTGCACCGCCTTGCCGAGTCTCGTCCTTGCGCTGGCAGGCTATGCCTTGCTACGCATCGATCAAACCAAGCTTGGCCTTGCCTTGATCGTTCCGCCGCTGACGGTTGCGATCGGCACGCGGTCGTGGATTGGCATGCGCGACCTCTCGCGATTCGGCGATCTGTCGTATGGCGTCTACATCTATGCGTGGCCCGTGCAGCAAATCGAGGTCGCGCTCATGGGAAGGGAGACGCCTTATCTCGAATTCCTGGCCATCACCGTTCCGGTGACGTTTGCGCTGGCGGCCGCGTCCTGGCATCTGCTGGAGAAAAAGGTGCTGCGCTTCAAGCCTGGCCGGCGGTCTGGGCGATGTGCGGTTGATGGCGAAAAGGACGCTCTGAAAGCGTAG
- a CDS encoding alpha/beta hydrolase, which produces MPIWPHAVPDAKETTRKPESVSTHDDPKALGGNRSQGIFDVSVPTMTVYPPKGTNTGAAVVVYPGGGFVMLAMTLEGTEICDWITSRGMTCILSKYRVPGGNHHYDKACNCAVTPKEPFAFQDAQRTIRLVRAHAAEWHIDPKRIGVIGFSAGGFLVAQTSNIFESSYAPVDAADRLSSRPDFAIAAYPGHLCRDGKFNPGFKVTSRTTPTFILQNWDDPVDDVCNSTLYAQALHDADVPAEVHLFANGGHAFGLRPSPHPVVELWPGLVERWLKEIRIL; this is translated from the coding sequence ATGCCGATCTGGCCGCATGCCGTGCCGGACGCGAAGGAAACCACGCGCAAGCCTGAAAGCGTGTCGACGCACGACGATCCCAAGGCACTGGGCGGCAATCGCTCGCAAGGCATTTTCGATGTCAGTGTGCCCACCATGACCGTCTACCCGCCGAAGGGAACCAATACCGGTGCGGCCGTGGTGGTGTACCCCGGCGGCGGTTTCGTCATGCTGGCCATGACCTTGGAAGGGACGGAAATCTGCGATTGGATCACCTCGCGCGGGATGACCTGCATCCTCTCCAAGTACCGTGTGCCGGGCGGTAATCATCATTACGACAAGGCGTGCAATTGCGCGGTCACGCCCAAGGAGCCTTTCGCCTTCCAGGACGCGCAGCGCACGATTCGGCTGGTGCGTGCGCATGCGGCCGAATGGCACATCGATCCCAAGCGCATCGGGGTGATCGGCTTCTCCGCCGGCGGGTTTCTGGTGGCGCAGACCAGCAACATCTTCGAATCGAGCTACGCACCGGTCGATGCGGCGGACAGGCTCAGCAGTCGGCCCGACTTCGCGATTGCGGCGTATCCAGGACACCTGTGCCGCGATGGAAAATTCAATCCCGGCTTCAAGGTTACCAGCCGCACCACGCCGACGTTCATTCTGCAGAACTGGGACGACCCCGTCGATGACGTCTGCAACAGCACGCTGTATGCGCAGGCGCTGCACGACGCGGACGTGCCGGCCGAAGTGCACTTGTTCGCCAATGGCGGCCACGCGTTCGGTCTGCGTCCATCGCCGCATCCCGTCGTGGAACTGTGGCCTGGGCTCGTGGAGCGCTGGCTGAAGGAGATCAGGATCTTGTAG
- a CDS encoding LysR family transcriptional regulator: MNALKAFESAARHLSFTLAAEELSVTPAAISHQVKSLEERLGVRLFRRTSKGLLITDEGLALVPTLSDTFARLGRMLEQFERGHRREVLTVSVVGTFAVGWLLPRLEDFEQLYPFVDLRLLTNNNRVDVAGERLDFAIRFGDGAWHGMQAEHLMDAPLSPMCSPTLAERLQTPQDLRSVPLLRSYRSQDWAAWFDAAGVAPMPARGPMFDASALMAQAAIDGYGVALVPARMFERDRDSGRLVQPFPVAVNTGAYWLTALKSRPATPAMEAFKRWLLSYSSQGRA; the protein is encoded by the coding sequence TTGAACGCCCTGAAGGCCTTTGAAAGCGCCGCGCGGCACCTGTCTTTCACCCTGGCCGCCGAGGAGCTGTCGGTGACACCGGCCGCCATCAGCCACCAGGTGAAATCGCTCGAGGAGCGCCTGGGCGTTCGCTTGTTCCGTAGAACCTCCAAGGGCTTGCTGATCACCGACGAAGGCCTCGCCCTGGTCCCGACGCTAAGCGACACCTTCGCCCGGCTTGGCAGGATGCTGGAACAGTTCGAGCGCGGCCACCGCCGCGAGGTGCTGACCGTCAGCGTCGTTGGCACGTTCGCAGTGGGATGGCTGCTGCCGAGGCTGGAAGACTTCGAGCAGCTCTATCCGTTCGTCGATCTGCGCCTGCTCACCAACAACAACCGGGTCGATGTCGCCGGCGAGCGCCTGGATTTCGCGATCCGTTTCGGCGATGGCGCCTGGCATGGCATGCAAGCGGAACATCTGATGGATGCACCGCTGTCGCCGATGTGTTCGCCGACGCTCGCCGAACGCCTGCAAACGCCGCAGGACCTGCGCAGCGTCCCGCTGTTGCGCTCCTACCGTTCGCAGGATTGGGCGGCGTGGTTCGACGCCGCAGGCGTGGCGCCGATGCCGGCGCGCGGCCCAATGTTCGATGCCTCCGCGCTGATGGCGCAGGCGGCCATCGACGGATACGGCGTGGCATTGGTGCCGGCGCGCATGTTCGAACGCGATCGCGACAGCGGACGCCTGGTCCAGCCGTTTCCCGTGGCGGTGAACACCGGCGCCTACTGGCTGACCGCGCTGAAGAGCCGTCCTGCCACGCCGGCGATGGAGGCATTCAAGCGATGGCTTCTGTCGTATTCATCCCAAGGCCGTGCTTGA